The Chryseobacterium indicum genome includes a window with the following:
- the trxA gene encoding thioredoxin, producing MALEITDSSFQETVLKSDKPVLVDFWAVWCGPCRTLGPIIEEVASDFEGKAIVGKVDVDNNQDISMQYGIRNIPTVLIFKNGEVVDKLVGVAPKEVIAEKLSAHL from the coding sequence ATGGCTTTAGAAATTACAGATAGCTCATTTCAGGAAACGGTTTTAAAATCAGATAAGCCGGTATTAGTAGACTTTTGGGCAGTATGGTGCGGACCTTGCAGAACGTTAGGACCAATCATCGAAGAAGTAGCAAGCGATTTCGAAGGAAAAGCAATAGTAGGGAAAGTAGACGTGGATAACAACCAGGATATTTCTATGCAGTACGGGATCAGAAATATTCCTACAGTTCTTATTTTTAAGAATGGAGAAGTGGTTGACAAATTAGTAGGAGTAGCTCCAAAAGAAGTGATCGCAGAGAAATTAAGCGCTCACTTGTAA
- a CDS encoding cysteine desulfurase family protein, which translates to MNKVYLDNAATTPLSEEVIDAMVDTMKMNFGNPSSTHSFGQEAKILIENVRRQVADYLHVTPAEIIFTSCGTESNNMIIKSAVEHLGIERIISSPLEHKCVSESILDMKSRKGVEVNYIRPNEKGDIDLNKLEELLKASDKKTLVSLMHANNEIGNLIDIKKVAELCKANNALFHSDTVQTMAHMNLDLSEIKVDFASCSAHKFHGPKGVGFAFIRKSSGLKGIITGGPQERSLRAGTENVAGIVGLGKALEISLKNLETYTNHMQEIKSYAVERLTAEIPGIKFNGRSSEKERSLYTVLSALLPYKNPLIGLQLDMKGIAISQGSACSSGASKPSMVMMMVLSEDEMDHCTPLRISFSHLTTKEDIDALATALKEISKDFVIENTNVEHR; encoded by the coding sequence ATGAATAAAGTATACCTTGATAACGCTGCAACAACTCCACTTTCGGAAGAAGTTATCGATGCAATGGTTGATACCATGAAAATGAATTTCGGAAATCCGTCCTCTACGCACAGTTTTGGACAGGAAGCGAAAATTCTTATCGAAAACGTAAGGAGACAGGTTGCAGACTATCTTCATGTAACGCCCGCTGAAATTATTTTCACTTCCTGCGGTACGGAATCGAACAATATGATTATTAAATCGGCTGTTGAACATCTCGGAATAGAACGTATCATCAGTTCTCCTCTTGAGCATAAGTGCGTTTCTGAAAGTATTCTGGATATGAAAAGCAGAAAAGGAGTAGAGGTAAACTACATCCGTCCCAATGAAAAAGGAGATATTGATCTTAATAAACTGGAAGAATTGCTAAAAGCTTCTGACAAGAAAACTCTGGTAAGCTTAATGCACGCCAATAACGAGATCGGAAATCTTATCGATATTAAAAAAGTAGCAGAACTCTGCAAGGCAAATAATGCGCTTTTCCATTCAGATACGGTACAGACGATGGCACATATGAACCTAGATTTATCGGAGATTAAGGTAGATTTTGCTTCTTGCAGTGCTCATAAATTTCACGGACCAAAAGGCGTTGGGTTTGCGTTCATCAGAAAATCAAGCGGTTTAAAAGGGATTATTACAGGAGGACCACAGGAAAGAAGCTTAAGAGCAGGAACAGAAAATGTAGCAGGAATTGTAGGACTGGGAAAAGCACTGGAAATTTCTTTAAAAAATCTTGAAACTTATACTAATCATATGCAGGAAATTAAAAGCTATGCCGTAGAAAGGCTTACAGCGGAAATTCCGGGCATTAAATTCAATGGAAGAAGTTCTGAGAAGGAACGTAGTCTTTACACGGTTTTAAGTGCTTTATTACCGTATAAAAATCCTCTAATCGGGCTACAGTTAGATATGAAAGGAATCGCGATTTCTCAGGGAAGTGCGTGTTCTTCCGGAGCGTCAAAACCTTCTATGGTGATGATGATGGTTTTATCTGAAGATGAAATGGATCACTGTACGCCGCTTCGTATTTCCTTCAGTCATTTAACGACTAAAGAAGATATTGATGCTTTGGCTACTGCTTTGAAAGAAATTTCTAAAGATTTTGTTATAGAAAATACAAATGTTGAGCATAGATAG
- a CDS encoding HAD family hydrolase → MKKLYCFDFDGTLTYKDTMFMYLKFYDSTRFRLQFLKHIPLFVLLKLKLADTEKVKKSFIGSILKGQTQEKIEKKSRQFFEHYYPKIVRENALDFIQNIDHNNTQSLLVTASLDIWAKPFAEAFKMQLVSTRAEFRNGVFTGNFVGRNCNGNEKLVRIQQEISNHKYDKIIAFGDTSGDKPMLNWANEGHYQFFH, encoded by the coding sequence ATGAAAAAACTGTACTGCTTCGATTTCGACGGAACACTTACGTATAAAGATACTATGTTTATGTATCTTAAATTCTACGATTCTACAAGATTTCGCCTGCAGTTTTTGAAGCATATTCCGCTTTTTGTTCTTTTAAAACTAAAACTTGCCGATACGGAAAAAGTGAAAAAAAGCTTTATTGGTTCCATTCTGAAAGGGCAGACTCAGGAAAAAATCGAAAAAAAATCCAGACAGTTTTTTGAACATTATTATCCTAAAATCGTAAGGGAAAATGCATTGGATTTTATTCAAAATATAGATCATAATAATACGCAGAGTCTATTGGTTACCGCATCGTTAGACATTTGGGCAAAACCATTTGCAGAAGCTTTTAAAATGCAGCTCGTTTCCACTAGAGCCGAGTTCAGAAACGGAGTTTTCACCGGGAATTTTGTGGGAAGAAACTGTAACGGAAACGAAAAACTGGTAAGAATTCAGCAGGAAATCAGCAATCATAAATACGATAAAATTATTGCTTTTGGAGATACATCGGGAGATAAGCCAATGTTGAATTGGGCAAATGAAGGACATTACCAATTTTTTCACTAA
- a CDS encoding SDR family NAD(P)-dependent oxidoreductase: MIVLGSTSEVAQAFVEKALQEGERFEKIYLFTSSKETTERFARHIDVKFLQQSEVIELDLMKSIDYNQFDAVNSGLLFCATGYLGEGTEEGLYDNKNTQRIIDINYAKLVPVMNYFAQKFESRRSGTIIGLSSVAGDRGRQSNFIYGSSKAAFTAYLSGLRNYLFDKKVHVMTVKPGFMATKMTEGLPLNPKLTATPKQAAESIFKAYKKQKNVAYVLPIWGIIMMIIRNIPEFIFKKLKL, translated from the coding sequence ATGATCGTTTTAGGAAGTACATCGGAAGTAGCACAGGCTTTTGTGGAAAAGGCATTGCAGGAAGGAGAGAGATTTGAAAAAATCTATCTTTTTACCTCCAGTAAAGAAACGACCGAAAGATTTGCCCGACATATTGATGTGAAATTTCTTCAGCAGTCCGAAGTGATAGAGCTTGATCTTATGAAAAGCATAGATTATAATCAGTTTGATGCTGTTAATTCAGGTTTGCTGTTCTGTGCGACTGGATATTTAGGAGAAGGAACAGAAGAAGGATTGTATGACAACAAAAATACACAACGGATTATTGATATCAATTACGCTAAACTGGTTCCTGTGATGAATTATTTTGCGCAGAAATTTGAAAGCAGAAGGTCTGGAACGATTATCGGACTTTCTTCTGTTGCCGGAGATCGCGGAAGACAGAGTAATTTTATTTACGGAAGCTCGAAAGCGGCTTTCACAGCCTATTTAAGCGGTTTAAGAAACTATCTTTTCGATAAAAAAGTTCACGTCATGACGGTGAAGCCCGGATTTATGGCAACCAAAATGACTGAAGGTCTGCCTTTGAATCCAAAACTTACCGCAACGCCAAAACAGGCAGCAGAATCTATTTTCAAAGCTTATAAAAAACAGAAAAACGTAGCCTATGTTTTGCCGATCTGGGGAATTATCATGATGATTATCCGAAATATTCCTGAATTTATTTTTAAAAAATTAAAGCTTTAA
- a CDS encoding FAD-binding oxidoreductase has translation MKPNFVQKVTNWGNFPIVEKEMKSEDSFRKIKEFVQNHNEVIARGNGRCYGDSSLGEHIFSTKKLNKFISFDRLNGIIECESGVLLSDVLEIAVPQGYFLYVTPGTKFVSVGGAIASDVHGKNHHAEGCFSEYVIEFKLMIENGDIINCSREENSDKFWATIGGMGLTGIILTAKFKLKNIESAYIRQESIKAENLDEIFNLFEESESWTYTVAWIDCLQKGKNIGRSILMRGEHAFQHELPQKFKEKPLRLKKKFEPTVPFYFPGFVLNALTVKIFNYFYYKKQSKKEVKNFIDYETFFYPLDFVHDWNKIYGKSGFIQYQMMIPKESGKEGMKKILETIANSGNGSFLAVLKLYGKENPEAYNSFPFEGYSLALDFKVNSKLKKLIDQLDDIVEQYNGKIYLTKDSMSRSSLTNYLKNVQSSKFVSLQHKRILNNI, from the coding sequence ATGAAGCCGAATTTTGTACAAAAAGTGACCAACTGGGGTAATTTTCCCATAGTGGAAAAAGAAATGAAATCTGAGGACAGCTTCAGAAAAATAAAAGAATTTGTTCAGAATCATAATGAAGTCATTGCAAGGGGAAACGGAAGATGCTACGGAGATTCTTCGTTGGGAGAACATATATTTTCAACCAAAAAATTAAACAAATTCATCAGCTTCGATCGTCTGAACGGAATTATCGAATGCGAATCGGGAGTCCTCCTTTCCGATGTGCTTGAAATTGCCGTTCCGCAGGGATATTTTTTATACGTAACACCGGGAACCAAATTTGTTTCTGTAGGAGGAGCCATAGCTTCTGACGTTCACGGTAAAAATCATCACGCTGAAGGATGTTTTTCCGAGTATGTAATTGAATTTAAACTGATGATCGAAAACGGCGATATCATCAACTGTTCAAGAGAAGAAAATTCGGATAAATTCTGGGCAACTATCGGCGGAATGGGATTAACCGGAATTATTTTAACGGCGAAATTCAAGCTGAAAAATATTGAATCGGCATACATCCGTCAGGAAAGCATTAAAGCAGAAAATCTGGATGAAATCTTTAATCTGTTTGAAGAAAGCGAAAGCTGGACTTATACTGTGGCATGGATCGACTGTCTTCAGAAAGGTAAAAATATCGGAAGAAGTATCCTGATGAGAGGAGAACACGCTTTTCAGCACGAGCTGCCTCAGAAATTCAAAGAAAAACCATTGCGTTTAAAGAAAAAATTTGAGCCAACTGTTCCGTTTTATTTTCCCGGATTTGTCTTAAATGCTTTAACGGTAAAGATTTTCAATTATTTCTATTATAAAAAACAGTCTAAGAAGGAAGTTAAAAATTTTATTGATTATGAAACGTTCTTTTATCCTCTTGATTTCGTTCACGACTGGAACAAGATTTACGGAAAATCCGGCTTTATCCAATATCAGATGATGATTCCCAAAGAATCAGGAAAAGAAGGAATGAAAAAAATTCTGGAAACCATTGCCAACAGCGGAAACGGTTCTTTTTTAGCTGTTTTAAAGCTGTACGGAAAGGAAAATCCGGAAGCCTACAATTCATTCCCGTTTGAAGGATATTCTCTCGCGCTGGATTTCAAAGTGAATTCCAAACTGAAAAAACTGATTGATCAACTGGATGATATCGTAGAGCAGTACAACGGTAAAATTTACCTTACCAAAGACAGCATGAGCAGATCTTCGCTCACCAATTATCTGAAAAATGTTCAGAGCTCAAAATTTGTGTCTTTGCAGCATAAAAGAATTTTAAATAATATTTAG
- a CDS encoding decaprenyl-phosphate phosphoribosyltransferase, with translation MKKYLKLLRVEQWVKNLFVFVPLFFSGNIKNLDLLAKSIFAFIIFSLAASVVYILNDYNDIEADKKHPEKRRRPLASGAISKSQAVGIFTGLIILDIALVFFAQMYFHESLWKFATIVGFYFVMNLAYTFKLKHVPIIDISIIAVGFVLRVLSGGYITGISISQWAILLTFVLALVLAIGKRRGELINAQVSGKTRRALDGYNVQFADIALSISVTLAIVCYLMFTLSPEVQARFHSRVFYTVIFVVFAFLRYLQQTLVYNRTESPTKIVYRDRYIQITLILWVAAFLIQIYFKK, from the coding sequence ATGAAGAAATATTTAAAGCTGCTCCGTGTTGAGCAATGGGTGAAGAACCTGTTTGTTTTTGTTCCTCTTTTTTTCTCGGGTAATATAAAAAACCTCGATTTACTCGCAAAAAGCATCTTTGCTTTTATCATTTTTTCTTTGGCAGCAAGTGTCGTTTATATTTTAAACGATTACAACGATATTGAAGCAGATAAGAAACATCCCGAAAAAAGAAGAAGACCGTTGGCAAGCGGAGCCATCTCAAAATCTCAGGCAGTGGGAATTTTTACAGGACTTATTATTCTGGATATCGCACTGGTTTTCTTTGCCCAGATGTATTTTCATGAAAGCTTGTGGAAATTTGCAACCATCGTAGGATTTTATTTTGTAATGAATCTTGCGTATACATTCAAATTAAAGCACGTTCCGATTATTGATATTTCTATCATTGCTGTGGGATTCGTTTTAAGAGTTTTATCGGGAGGTTACATTACAGGAATTAGCATTTCACAATGGGCGATTTTACTCACCTTTGTGCTTGCGTTGGTATTAGCCATAGGAAAAAGACGGGGAGAACTCATCAATGCGCAGGTTTCCGGAAAAACGAGAAGAGCTTTGGACGGCTACAATGTACAGTTTGCAGATATTGCACTATCCATTTCCGTGACTCTGGCAATTGTATGCTACCTCATGTTTACCCTGTCCCCGGAAGTTCAGGCAAGATTTCATTCCAGAGTATTTTATACGGTTATTTTTGTTGTTTTTGCTTTTTTAAGATACTTACAGCAGACATTGGTATACAACAGAACCGAATCTCCCACGAAGATTGTTTACAGAGACAGATACATTCAGATCACCTTGATATTGTGGGTTGCTGCATTTTTAATTCAAATCTATTTTAAAAAATGA
- a CDS encoding OmpA family protein encodes MKFTKTYIGALFLSSALLLTSCEAVQNSNHQQRGTAVGVASGAVIGGILGNNVGKGKNAALGAVLGGIIGGVAGNVIGSKMDKQAREIKETLPGAQVERVGDGIKITLSESIVNFDFNSSALTSTAKTNLDKLAQVLTNNPDTNINIYGHTDSKGSDSYNMSLSERRANSVKAYLAGKGISSSRLFALGEGESMPVATNDTEEGRAKNRRVEFAITANEKMINDAQNGQ; translated from the coding sequence ATGAAATTTACAAAAACATATATCGGAGCGTTATTTTTATCATCAGCTTTATTGCTTACAAGCTGTGAGGCTGTACAGAATTCCAACCATCAGCAGAGAGGAACAGCAGTGGGTGTTGCTTCCGGAGCTGTAATAGGCGGTATTTTGGGGAATAACGTAGGAAAAGGTAAAAATGCTGCTTTAGGAGCTGTTTTAGGAGGTATTATCGGTGGTGTTGCCGGTAACGTTATCGGTTCTAAAATGGATAAGCAGGCAAGAGAAATTAAAGAAACTTTACCGGGAGCTCAGGTAGAAAGAGTAGGAGACGGTATCAAAATTACATTAAGCGAAAGCATCGTGAATTTCGATTTCAATTCTTCTGCTTTAACAAGTACTGCAAAAACAAACCTTGATAAACTGGCTCAGGTTTTAACAAACAACCCGGATACAAACATCAATATTTACGGGCATACAGACAGCAAAGGTTCAGATTCTTACAACATGAGTCTTTCTGAAAGAAGAGCCAATTCTGTAAAAGCTTATTTAGCGGGTAAAGGAATTTCTTCTAGCAGATTGTTTGCTTTAGGAGAAGGAGAAAGTATGCCGGTTGCCACTAACGATACAGAAGAAGGAAGAGCTAAAAACAGAAGAGTAGAATTCGCTATTACCGCCAATGAAAAAATGATTAACGACGCACAGAACGGTCAATAA
- a CDS encoding lipocalin family protein, producing the protein MKKLLLAGMLGTSLFAVSCSGVNNAKTAQTQRSEFLKMKGDWQIVSVNYDKNFKVKPFDDGVDAQCFVGSHWRLIPNNWTGAYTLNGGGTCGTGFTQPIKIDVVSGNTFNFKKIADGTKAKQNTAGYTLTLTNQSTDQFSLEQNIPFDGENVRVVYNFERTGMK; encoded by the coding sequence ATGAAAAAGTTACTACTTGCAGGGATGTTGGGAACATCGCTTTTTGCAGTGTCTTGTTCCGGAGTGAATAACGCTAAAACAGCCCAAACCCAAAGATCAGAATTTTTGAAAATGAAAGGCGACTGGCAGATCGTCAGTGTGAATTACGATAAAAATTTTAAAGTAAAGCCATTTGATGACGGTGTAGATGCACAGTGTTTCGTAGGAAGCCACTGGAGACTGATTCCAAATAACTGGACAGGAGCGTATACATTAAACGGAGGAGGAACCTGCGGAACAGGATTTACACAGCCGATTAAGATTGATGTGGTAAGCGGAAATACATTTAATTTCAAAAAAATTGCTGACGGTACAAAAGCAAAGCAAAATACAGCAGGTTATACTTTAACGCTGACTAACCAGAGTACAGACCAATTCTCATTGGAACAGAATATTCCTTTCGATGGAGAAAATGTAAGAGTAGTTTACAATTTCGAAAGAACAGGAATGAAATAA
- a CDS encoding S8 family serine peptidase, with protein MKKVLLAAVFLVGIGFSQAQEVKDPMQDKDLMTWYHKDFATTKVYGVNTENAYKFLESKGLKPKTVLVGVLDSGVQVDHPGLVKNIWTNPNEVPNNGKDDDGNGYIDDIHGWNFIGGKNGDIDIDNMEVTRVVAKYKSVFEGDDSTKNKANQAKMPEEFAMYMKAKDLFTKKSVEARQSAQTYTMINDLIPDMVRLLNGKNVTPENIATIKPSEQKDAIAVQILTQVAQRPDFRGKSPAEFERTMKEQMKEALDEVGPQAKQYDLNYDPRKEIVGDNYDDYSEKNYGNNHYEGPDAEHGTHVAGIIAGLPNGKEIQYGVASKVAKIMSVRTVPNGDERDKDVANAIRYAVDNGAKVLNMSFGKPVSPGKNVVWDAFKYAQDKGVLLVKAAGNENEDVAEHLAYPTNFKNVTDDKPFVNNVLVVGASTNKNDALRASFSNFNKKMVNVFAPGEEIYSTVPHNEYKYLQGTSMASPVVAGAAAVLLAYMPNLTPAQIIESLVKSSNPSTTNQFGDFSEAGGVIDLKKAAEYAYTHFYNGKAGSSKKADKSIKKTVKK; from the coding sequence ATGAAAAAGGTATTATTAGCTGCTGTTTTTTTAGTAGGGATTGGTTTTTCTCAAGCGCAGGAAGTAAAAGATCCGATGCAGGATAAAGATCTTATGACGTGGTATCATAAAGATTTTGCTACAACGAAAGTTTATGGGGTAAATACAGAAAATGCCTATAAGTTTTTAGAATCTAAAGGTCTTAAACCTAAAACAGTTTTGGTTGGAGTTTTAGATAGCGGAGTTCAGGTAGATCATCCCGGATTGGTAAAAAACATCTGGACAAATCCTAACGAAGTGCCGAACAACGGAAAAGATGATGACGGAAACGGATATATCGACGATATTCACGGATGGAATTTCATCGGTGGGAAAAACGGAGATATTGATATCGATAACATGGAGGTAACCAGAGTTGTTGCTAAATATAAGTCTGTTTTTGAAGGAGACGATTCTACAAAAAACAAAGCAAACCAAGCTAAAATGCCTGAAGAATTTGCAATGTATATGAAAGCTAAAGACCTTTTCACCAAGAAAAGCGTTGAGGCAAGACAAAGTGCGCAGACTTATACAATGATTAATGATCTTATTCCTGACATGGTAAGATTGTTGAACGGAAAAAATGTAACACCTGAAAACATTGCTACCATTAAACCTTCAGAGCAAAAAGATGCAATTGCTGTACAGATTTTAACACAAGTTGCTCAAAGGCCGGATTTCAGAGGGAAATCTCCTGCTGAATTTGAAAGAACAATGAAGGAGCAAATGAAAGAAGCTCTTGATGAAGTAGGTCCTCAAGCAAAACAATATGATCTTAATTACGATCCGAGAAAAGAAATCGTAGGAGATAACTATGACGATTATTCTGAGAAAAATTACGGAAACAACCATTACGAAGGTCCGGATGCAGAACACGGAACTCACGTAGCGGGAATTATTGCCGGTCTTCCGAACGGAAAAGAAATACAGTATGGAGTTGCTTCGAAAGTAGCGAAAATAATGTCTGTAAGAACCGTTCCAAATGGTGATGAAAGAGATAAAGACGTTGCCAACGCCATCAGATACGCAGTAGATAACGGAGCTAAAGTTTTGAACATGAGCTTCGGAAAGCCGGTTTCTCCGGGTAAAAATGTTGTTTGGGATGCATTTAAATATGCTCAGGATAAAGGAGTTCTTCTGGTAAAAGCTGCAGGAAACGAAAATGAAGATGTTGCAGAACATTTAGCTTATCCTACCAACTTTAAGAATGTAACGGATGATAAACCATTTGTAAACAACGTATTGGTTGTAGGAGCAAGTACCAATAAAAATGATGCATTAAGAGCGAGTTTTTCCAACTTTAATAAGAAAATGGTAAACGTTTTTGCTCCGGGTGAAGAAATTTATTCTACCGTTCCTCATAATGAATATAAATACTTACAGGGAACTTCTATGGCTTCTCCGGTTGTAGCAGGAGCTGCAGCAGTTTTATTGGCTTATATGCCTAATTTAACACCTGCACAGATCATTGAATCTTTGGTGAAATCCAGCAACCCAAGTACAACAAATCAATTCGGAGATTTCTCTGAAGCAGGAGGAGTAATTGATCTTAAAAAAGCGGCAGAATATGCTTATACACATTTTTACAACGGAAAAGCAGGCTCTTCAAAGAAGGCTGATAAATCCATAAAAAAGACTGTTAAAAAATAG
- a CDS encoding WbqC family protein has protein sequence MNMKNVLLPAFYLPPISWFSVFLDPENEIVFEQFESFPKQTYRNRANIFGANGKLSLIIPIAHNGCREFKDIEISHREDWRNLHWKSIKTAYQSSPYFEFYEDKFRKIYDLKEKYLLDFNLKTLEIVQQILKTEKAHSLNEEYIKFPEEINFRDQFSAKLPSEYEMDEYYQTFSDKRGFLKDLSVLDLICNKGPESLTYIKNIKYS, from the coding sequence ATGAATATGAAGAATGTATTATTACCGGCGTTTTATCTGCCGCCAATTTCTTGGTTTTCAGTGTTTTTAGATCCTGAAAATGAAATTGTATTTGAACAGTTTGAAAGTTTTCCGAAACAGACGTACAGAAACAGAGCCAATATTTTCGGAGCAAACGGAAAGTTATCATTAATCATTCCTATTGCTCATAACGGATGCAGAGAATTTAAGGATATTGAAATTTCTCACCGTGAAGACTGGAGGAATCTGCATTGGAAATCCATTAAAACAGCCTATCAAAGCTCTCCGTATTTTGAATTTTATGAAGATAAATTCAGAAAGATTTATGATCTTAAAGAAAAATATCTGTTGGATTTTAACCTCAAAACTCTTGAAATCGTTCAGCAGATCCTTAAAACAGAAAAGGCACACTCTTTGAATGAAGAATATATCAAATTTCCGGAAGAAATTAATTTCAGAGATCAATTTTCAGCCAAACTACCTTCAGAATACGAAATGGACGAATATTATCAAACGTTCTCTGATAAACGTGGTTTTTTGAAAGATTTATCCGTTTTGGACTTAATTTGTAACAAAGGACCGGAATCTTTGACTTATATTAAAAATATTAAATATTCATAG
- the lepB gene encoding signal peptidase I: protein MNYFLTYAVYVLILSVLMGISTWKLFKKLGYSPLFAFIPFYNYFIILKETKHPKWWAILSYLPIVGPIMMSVFHLYLVKKFGKTLFKDQFLTVILPFIYMATINYGKDVELEDENAIFLTDEEKSAKKKDSFVGSVTFAVVFATIIHVFVTQPFGIPTGSMERTLLVGDFLFVNKWSYGYRLPMRPLAIPFLQGTIMDTGEKGNPKDDPKSYVDAVKLPYERIFQFSKPQKKDIVVFNYPQDSVHTAIDRKDPYVKRCVAVAGDTFEMRAGRLFVNGKAETFLGDQEVQHAYTVSTGTQLDIPGLYNIYGFLPVREIQNEKSGGFVYMFQGLTDKTAKEIKSLPNVISMEENIYPKDSATISYKLNADKTAYTKSIDTTQSIFPINKPWNQDWYGPLKIPKKGDVVTINQETLPEYQWIISQYEHNKLENKNGKIFINGKETNQYTIQQDYYMMVGDNRDASLDARFFGFVPEENIVGKPMFTWMSVQGVFADASSTYQAPKKVRWERMFKATNTGEANKTSYWWIAAMILILFFGWEYFVKLFRKKKTEDDV, encoded by the coding sequence ATGAATTATTTTTTAACGTACGCAGTTTATGTTCTCATTTTATCTGTATTGATGGGGATTTCCACGTGGAAACTGTTCAAAAAATTAGGATATAGTCCGCTTTTCGCGTTTATTCCTTTCTACAACTATTTCATTATTTTAAAAGAGACAAAACATCCGAAATGGTGGGCAATTTTATCATATCTGCCAATCGTAGGACCTATTATGATGTCTGTTTTTCATTTGTATTTAGTGAAAAAGTTCGGGAAAACGCTCTTCAAAGATCAGTTTCTTACAGTCATTCTTCCGTTTATCTACATGGCAACGATAAATTATGGAAAAGATGTTGAGCTGGAAGACGAAAATGCCATCTTCCTTACCGACGAAGAAAAAAGTGCAAAAAAGAAAGATTCATTTGTTGGATCTGTGACGTTTGCGGTAGTTTTCGCAACAATAATTCACGTTTTTGTAACACAGCCTTTCGGAATTCCGACAGGATCTATGGAAAGAACTTTATTGGTAGGTGATTTCCTTTTCGTAAACAAATGGAGTTACGGGTACAGACTTCCAATGCGTCCTCTGGCGATTCCTTTCTTACAGGGAACCATCATGGATACAGGGGAAAAAGGAAACCCGAAAGATGATCCTAAATCTTATGTGGACGCTGTAAAATTACCTTATGAAAGAATTTTTCAGTTCAGCAAACCTCAGAAAAAAGATATCGTTGTTTTCAATTATCCACAGGATTCTGTGCATACCGCTATAGACAGAAAAGATCCTTACGTAAAAAGATGTGTAGCCGTTGCGGGAGATACTTTCGAAATGAGAGCCGGAAGACTTTTCGTTAACGGAAAAGCTGAAACATTTTTAGGAGATCAGGAAGTTCAGCACGCGTATACAGTAAGCACAGGAACGCAGTTGGATATTCCGGGACTTTATAATATTTACGGATTTTTGCCTGTTAGAGAAATTCAGAACGAAAAAAGCGGCGGATTTGTTTATATGTTTCAGGGACTTACTGATAAAACGGCTAAAGAAATTAAATCTTTACCGAACGTGATCAGCATGGAAGAAAATATCTATCCTAAAGATTCTGCAACGATTTCATATAAATTGAATGCTGATAAAACAGCATACACCAAAAGTATTGATACTACCCAATCTATTTTCCCAATCAATAAACCTTGGAATCAGGATTGGTACGGACCTTTAAAAATTCCTAAAAAAGGAGATGTGGTTACGATCAATCAGGAAACCTTACCGGAATACCAGTGGATTATTTCTCAGTATGAACACAATAAACTGGAGAATAAAAACGGTAAAATTTTCATCAATGGAAAAGAAACCAATCAGTATACCATTCAGCAGGATTATTATATGATGGTCGGAGATAACAGAGACGCTTCTTTGGATGCAAGATTCTTTGGTTTCGTTCCTGAAGAAAATATCGTTGGAAAGCCAATGTTTACCTGGATGAGTGTTCAGGGAGTGTTTGCGGATGCAAGTTCTACTTATCAGGCTCCTAAAAAAGTTCGTTGGGAAAGAATGTTTAAAGCAACCAATACAGGAGAAGCCAACAAAACGTCTTACTGGTGGATTGCAGCGATGATTCTTATTCTGTTCTTCGGTTGGGAATATTTCGTGAAATTATTCAGAAAGAAAAAGACGGAAGACGATGTGTAA